Within Verrucomicrobiota bacterium, the genomic segment CAAATAAGACCGGTTTTTCCGCAGTCACTTACGTTGCCCTGGCTTGGCGGGAATCTAACCTAGAGCCGGAAATCGAACCGTCCGGACAGACCCGTTTCTTTTAAGATGCACCGCCGTTTCAATCACGTTGAATCCATTTTGCAAAGCGAGTGCATTCCGGAAGAACGTCCCGGAAAAAAGTACCAAACCTCTGAATTCCGGCCTTTTTCTATTAGAAATTCATCAAACCTCCACCAAGGAGGAAGATGTTGTGTAAGTCGTTGATTTACGGGCAAAAACAGCCTCTTACGGCCATTTCTTGAATCTATCAAACCTCCTGAAAGAGATCTCTTGATCAAAAAATTGGGGTGGTAGACCGGATTTGAACCGGCGACCCTCGGTACCACAAACCGATGCTCTAACCAACTGAGCTACTACCACCGTCGAGATCAGACAAACGAAGTCTTTCGCGTGGTGTCAATCCTCGGGTGCGAGGGAGCCTCGAATCAAAACCCTTGTTTCAAAACTTTCAGTTGATCCCCCTCCCCTTTTCCGAGATTTTCGGGGTCATGCCTGAAACTCCTAGCCTCCCAAATCCTTTTGCCAATCTCGGACCCGACGTGCTTCGACGGAACAGTAAGGCTGCCTTCTGGGGCGGTATTCTCTCGGTCATTTTGGGAATCGCTGCGATCTCGTTGCCGGGTGTCTTCACCTTGGGAATCGAGGTCTTTATTGGCACCCTCCTTGTCATTGGCGGTCTCGTTCAGGTGTTTTCAGCATTCGGCTCAATCGGTTCGAAAAACTGGCTCCTTGCTGGATTTGTCGGGGCCTTAACAGCAGTTGTCGGAGTGCTTTTCCTTCTCAATCCTCTCAAGGGCGTCGTCGCTCTAACAGCTCTTCTGGGTATCTTCTTTCTTGTAAGCGGAGTGTTCCGATTGGTTGCAGCGATTCAACTGCGTGGGTCAGGCAAGGCAACCGGCTTTGCAGTTGTAAACGCGGTTATCACGATCGTCCTCGGTGGCCTCGTTCTCGCCGAGTGGCCAGAGTCCTCTATCTACATCCTTGGGCTCTTCCTTGGAATCGACCTGATTTTTATCGGCCTATCCCTAATTGCAGTCAGTGGAGCAATGAAGCAGGCGGGTAAGGGCGGTGAATAAGCACAAAGTCCTAGTAGTCGCAGGAACGCGACCAGAGGCGGTTAAAATGGCGCCGGTCTATTTTGCGCTGAAAAGATCCTCCTATCTCGAACCGATCTTCTGCTCGACCGCTCAACACCGGGAAATGATGGATCAAACTCTCGGGGTCTTCGGCATTGAACCGGACATCGATCTCGACCTCATGCGGCCAGAACAGACCCTTTCCACCTTAACAGCCGCGGTGATAAAAGGTGCAACGCAAGCCCTTCGAGAGATCCAACCGCAGGCTGTGTTGGTGCAGGGTGACACCACAACAGTCTTGGGAACCGCTCTCGCAAGTTTTTACGAGAAAATCCCGATCGGCCATGTTGAGGCTGGTCTGCGAACCTACGACTTTGATGCTCCCTGGCCCGAGGAAATGAACCGCAGACTGGTCGATCCCATTTCCAGGTGGTGCTTTGCCCCGACCTCGTTTAGCCAAAACAACCTTTTGAAGGAATCCATTCCGGACGCTCAATGCGAGGTCACGGGAAACACCGTGATCGATGCACTTCTCTGGGTCCGTCAGCAACAAGAATCCGTAGGTCTGACAGCGAGTGAGATCGTGGATCGCTGCGGAATTGATACTGGTTTCGCGTCGCGTTTTTTGCAGACGGACAACCCATGGATTTTAGTTACCGGTCATCGTCGAGAGTCCTTTGGAGGAGGTTTTGAGAATATCTGTAAAGCCATCCTCAATCTAGTCGAGCAATGGCCGAATCTAGGAGTCTTGTATCCCGTTCACCTGAACCCAAGTGTCCAGGAGCCTGTCTACCGTATGCTCAAAGGCCATCCGCGCATCTGCCTCGCGGAACCATGTGGCTACTACGATTTCATCTGGTTAATGGGGCGTTGTCATTTCCTCCTTAGTGATTCAGGAGGCGTTCAGGAAGAAGCTCCGAGCCTGGGCAAGCCTGTCCTTGTCATGCGTGAAATCACTGAGCGACCGGAAGGAATCGATGCCGGAACCTGTCGCCTCGTCGGCACAGATCCCGATAGAATAATGCAGGAAGCCTCCCTCTTGATGGAAAACGAAGCGGAATACCAAAAGCGGAGTGCTCTGAAAAATCCCTACGGTGACGGAAAAGCTGCCAATCGAATCTGCACTCGACTGGAAGCTGACCTCTGCGGCTAATAGCCTGGAAGATTTATGGTACGCTGCTTCTTTTCCTCCCAGGAACAAATCCCGACAACCGTTATCAATTTGTTCAACAAAAAATTCCCGAAGAGCACTCGTACGATCCCGAAAAACCCCATCCTTGAGTTCTGATGACCGTTCATCGGAAATTACCGCTTCGCACAGGATCTGGTTGGAAAGAAGTGCACCCTCGTCCCTGCAAGTGGAGAATCGCTTGGGAGAACAATGAGGAGATCTGCGTAGCGAAGACTGATTTTTCCAACGTCGGATCTTTAGGTGCGCCCGGAATGGTCGAGTCGCCTCTCGCTTACGATCCGAACACCAATCTACTCTACCGCTACTACTGCCCATCTCTTGCAACACGAAATCAGGTAAATGGGGTTATCGCGATAAACCTCTCTTCGGGCGAAAGGGAAATGTGCTTTACGCTCAATCCATTGAGAACGGTTCCCTGGATGTTACAGAAGATTCCCGACAAACCTTTTTTGGTGGGTCTCGTCGTTACCGATGCTAGTCGAACCGAGAAACCTGGAATCGTTCTCCAACACCAACTAGGCCTCTTCGACCTCGACCAGAAGAAGTCGCTTCTTCGAGCCCTTCCCAACGGATGCCAACATCCCGTGACTGCATCGCCGGCAAGTGACCGCCTTCTCTTTCATGGTCCGGATGGTTTTCAACAGGTGAGCCTAAGGGGAAGGAGACGCCTCACCCTCTCCGGTTCTGACTGGGGAGACGGTCGAGACGGAGCCGCTTTTCATCCACGGAACAGTTCAATCGTAGTCGGCGGTCCCAGTCTCTCACTTTTCGAACCTCTTCGACGGAGACGAACCGAATGGGTGAAGAGCGGTGGAGGGTTTCCCGTGTGGAACGAGGACGCTTCAACTTTGTTCTTTTCCGAGAACAGTGGATCGCTATCCCGCTACAATCCTGCGTCAGAAGTTGCTGAGAGCATTGTTTCCATTCCTGCCAATCGACATCCCGAACGAAAGAAATCGAGGCCCGTTGCCCTTTCGGAGGACCAGCGTTACTTCGCCCTACCCCTCACCCGAAGGTCCCCTTTCCATGCCGAAACCTCCAACAGTGACCAGCCGGCCTGGATCGAACACCAAACCCTTGTCATTGGTGATCTGGAAAACCAGGAAATCTGGCAATTTCCAGGCCCAGTCAATCAATGTATCTGGGTAAAATCCTAAGTATTGGAATTCAACTATCTTTCTGGCCAAACCAATCTTTGCCATCCACCGTTCAGTATGAAGTACGACTTTGACAGTTGCCCTGACCGGGGAGGAACCGGGAGCTTGAAATGGGATCGCTATTCAGGCAAAGACATCCTTCCCTTCTGGGTGGCCGACATGGATTTTCGGACCGCACCCGAGATCGAGACTGCTCTTGCATCCCGTCTCGCCCACGGGGTTTTCGGCTACACAATTCCTTTCGACCAACCAATTGCTTCCGTAGTTCGATACTTACAAGAACAGCATGGAGTGAGAATCGATCCAGAGTGGTTAATCTGGCTTCCCGGTCTGGTTCCAGCTCTGAATTTGATTGCTCAAACATTCTGCTCTGCCGAACAGGGAGTAATCACCTCTACTCCGGTCTATCCACCATTTCTAACCGCTCCCAAAAACGCCAGCGTGCCTCTACACAAAGTCCCTCTCGTCAGGAATAAAGACTCCTGGGAAATGGACTTCTCAAGCCTCGAAGAAAAGCCTTCCGGTGGTGCTTTCTTTCTTTGCAACCCGCACAATCCAGTCGGATGTTGCTTCGATGCTGAGGACCTCCAGAGACTTGTGGCACTCTGCAGGGAAAAACAGTGGATCCTGTGTTCGGATGAGATTCACTGTGACCTCATCCTTGATCCTACGGTCAAACACCTTCCCGCGCTCTCAATAACAACCTCAGAAGTTGATCAATTGATCGCTCTCTACGCACCTAGCAAGACGTGGAATCTGCCCGGGCTAGCCTGCGCGTTCGCTGTTGTTCCAAATGGAGAGTTGCGGGCACGGTTCAAACGAGGGATTCAGGGAATCATCACGGAAATCAATTGTTTTGGCTACGCAGGGTGCACGGCCGCCTATGAAAACGGAGAATCCTGGCGACAAGAGTTACTCAAGGTATTGCGGAAAAATCGTGAGCGCGTTTATCACTTTTTCTCCGATAAGTCGGAACTCATTACCATCTACCCGATGGAAGCTACTTACCTAGCCTGGTTCGACTGCAGGCGCTTACCCGTCAAAGATCCTGCTCGCCTTTTTGAAAAGTTCGGAGTGGGACTCTCCGACGGAGCGCCATTTGGCCAACGAGGATGGCTTCGACTAAACTTTGGTTGTCCACCCGATCAACTCGCGGAAGGCTTGGAGAGAATGCAAGAAGCCTTTGACTCGTTGTAATACCAAAACAATCCCCGCTGGACACAGTATCTTTCGATGAACTCAAAGCCGATTGAATCAGACTGGAAGCAATTTCGGTCGATGGTTGATACCCTGCGAGAGCGATATTTGGAAGAAACCAACCAGCGTCTTCGAGACTCGCTCCTGAATCCGACGAAAACCCCAACCGAACGGTTTTGGGATACACACGAAGAAATCCGTGAAGAAGCTAGAGTCCTGACTGATTGTCTGGATAAACACTCCCGTTCAAAAATGTATGAAGCGATGGTGTTGATGCTCCATCACGGTATGATGACAGAAGATGACCTCGAAGTATTTAGTGAAGACTTACAGGAGAAACTGATCATCCATCTGCGGAATTGGCTCTGATTCCAGTCGGGAGCAACTCGAACCGGATTTGGAAGAGTTTGGCTGCGATAGTGCATTCAGAAGTTAATATTACGCCACGAGAAGGCTCCCTCATTCCTCGTTCTCCAGAGCACTTTTCGATTAGGTTGAACCGTCAGGTGGGATTTAAAATGAGAGCAGCGCACTTGTCTCGCCGTAGCTTCTCAGCGAAGGAGGAAGGCGGCTTGGTGTGTAGCGGGCTGAAGCCCGTGAACACCAAGCTAACGCCGCGAACTCCCATTTTAACCCCATCCGGAGGACTGGCTGCTTTTGAGCCGCAACAGCGTTCGAGCGGCGCTCACGCACTTCTAGTGCGCAGCGCGTCGCTCCGCCTCGTTGAGGCGCAAAATCAGCTCAGGCTGATGGTTCAAACTAATTGAAAAGTGCTCTTGTCAGAAGACAAAAGGCCCCAGAGTCTTAACCGCGACCACAATCAAAACTAAGAAAAGCAGATTCAAACGGATTCCTGACCGAATCATCTCCCGAACTCCGATCTGTCCTGTCCCGTAAACGACTGCGTTGGGAGGTGTTCCCACTGGCATCATAAAAGCGCAACTCGCTGCCAACGCTGTTCCTGCCAAGAGTGCGCTCTCAGAGCTATCCAAAGACAGAGACAAAGCTGCAGCAACTGGAAGAAACGTGGCAGTCGTCGCTGTATTGCTCGTCAACTCTGTCAGGAGAAGAATAAAGCCACAAAAAAGAACGAGAATCATCCATTCGGGCACCCCGGACAAGGCTCCAAACTGCACTCCCATCCAATCGTCAAGGTCGGTTTTCTTCATTGCTGCAGCTAGACTAAGACCACCTCCAAAAAGTATAAGAATCCCTAGAGGAATCTTAGAAAAAGCGTCTGCCTCCAATATGAAACCTCTACTACCCTTTTCCATTGGTATCAAAAAGAAGACGACGCCCGCAGCGATCGCGATTCCCGCATCCGAGATGGCTGGAATCCATTGTTCAACGATCGGGCGGGTCATCCATGCCACCGCCGTAACCGCGAAAACGATGGACACACACTTTTCTGAAAACGATATCGGACCCAAATTCCTTTGAGCCTGCTGCAGGCGTTTCTCTATCCCAGCCGTCCCTTTTTTCCTATCGAGGCCTGAACGCAAAACGAAGTAAGCAGCAACAAGGCCGACGGCCGCAATCGGTATACCGATCAACATCCATTGAGAAAACCCTATGGTGTAGTCTCTCGTTTCCTCGAGAAACGCGGCGAGAAGAGCATTCGGCGGAGTTCCAATCAAGGTAGCGACTCCTCCAATCGTGCAACCATAAGCGACTGCGAGCAGCGCCCTTGAGCTCACATGACGATTCTTCGGCTCCTCATCGACAAACAAAGAGAGAATTGAGAAAGCGATCGGCAACATCATCAGGGCGGTTGCTGTATTACTGACCCACATACTGATCGTTGCAGAGGTAATCAAAAGACCAAGGACGATTCCTCTCGGCGTCGGGTGGCAACGGGAAAGGAGAAGCAGAGCAAGTCGGCGATGAAGACCCGTTTTCTCAATCGCATGAGCGATCAGAAAACCTCCCAGAAACAGAAAAATCAGAGGATTTGCGTAAGGAGCGGCGGTTTCCCTTATCGACAAGACTCCCAGCAAAGGAAAGAGAACCAGCGGAATCAACGCGGTGGCCGATATTGGGATACACTCGCTCAACCAAAAGACCGCCATCAGTAAAGCCACGCCAACTACTTTCCATCCAGTATCCCCGAGACCTTCTGGAGAAGGGAAGATCCACGTGAGAACAAAAAAAGCGACACCTAAGAAAACGCCCGTGCGATGTTTGTTCATTCCCACCACCATGACATTTATCTTCTAGAGCAACTGTGTCTCAAACCAAAATCCGTGGAGAGTGCTACCCACGGGTTTAAAATGAATAACCACTTCCCAAGAAGAGGCCTCGATCCTTATGCCACCTACTCGCGCTCAGTAGCTTCGACGAACTCGCCATCCTGCATCGAGAGCACAACATCACATTGTTTAGCGAGGTTTTGATTGTGGGTTACCATCAAGACTGCCTGGCCATGTTCGTGACAAAGGGTGCGGAGTAGATCGAAGACCATAGTCGAGTTCCTCACGTCCAAATTCCCGGTTGGCTCATCCGCAAAGATGACTGCCGGCTCGTTCGCCAGTGCCCGAGCCACTGCTACTCGCTGCTGCTCACCCCCCGACAACTGGTTCGCCAAACGATGGCTCTTGTTGCCGAGTCCCACTTCATCAAGGAGTCTCTGCGCTCGCTCTCTCATCTCATCCTCACCCAGCCTTTCGAGCTTTCGCATCGGAAGCATCAAATTCTCCAACGCAGTAAACTCCGCCAAGAGAAAATGGAATTGGAAAACAAAACCGATGGACGAATTTCGCACCGCTGTGCGTGCGGTATCCGCCGCCTTACCCATATCATTCCCGGCAATCCATATATCTCCGTCGTCCTGCCGATCCAAAAGACCGAGGAGGTAGAGCAGCGTGCTCTTACCACAGCCTGAGGGGCCAACGATTGAATACATCAATCCCGGGTGAAGATCTAGACCGACCCCGCGAAGAACGTGAACCCTGCCTTCCCCTTTTCCAAGGTACTTGTGTATATTCGTGCAACGGAGAACCGGGTCTTTAGCAAGCTGATCTTCTTTGTTCATGACCATCAACCACTGGTTCCCCGAATGATATCGCCGGGCTCTAACCGGGATGCACGTCTCGCCGGAATATAGGACGCAATCATTACAATGACCGAGGCAATCAACGCCGCGGTAAGGTAGTGCATCCA encodes:
- a CDS encoding DUF308 domain-containing protein, which codes for MPETPSLPNPFANLGPDVLRRNSKAAFWGGILSVILGIAAISLPGVFTLGIEVFIGTLLVIGGLVQVFSAFGSIGSKNWLLAGFVGALTAVVGVLFLLNPLKGVVALTALLGIFFLVSGVFRLVAAIQLRGSGKATGFAVVNAVITIVLGGLVLAEWPESSIYILGLFLGIDLIFIGLSLIAVSGAMKQAGKGGE
- the wecB gene encoding UDP-N-acetylglucosamine 2-epimerase (non-hydrolyzing), giving the protein MNKHKVLVVAGTRPEAVKMAPVYFALKRSSYLEPIFCSTAQHREMMDQTLGVFGIEPDIDLDLMRPEQTLSTLTAAVIKGATQALREIQPQAVLVQGDTTTVLGTALASFYEKIPIGHVEAGLRTYDFDAPWPEEMNRRLVDPISRWCFAPTSFSQNNLLKESIPDAQCEVTGNTVIDALLWVRQQQESVGLTASEIVDRCGIDTGFASRFLQTDNPWILVTGHRRESFGGGFENICKAILNLVEQWPNLGVLYPVHLNPSVQEPVYRMLKGHPRICLAEPCGYYDFIWLMGRCHFLLSDSGGVQEEAPSLGKPVLVMREITERPEGIDAGTCRLVGTDPDRIMQEASLLMENEAEYQKRSALKNPYGDGKAANRICTRLEADLCG
- a CDS encoding PatB family C-S lyase, with protein sequence MKYDFDSCPDRGGTGSLKWDRYSGKDILPFWVADMDFRTAPEIETALASRLAHGVFGYTIPFDQPIASVVRYLQEQHGVRIDPEWLIWLPGLVPALNLIAQTFCSAEQGVITSTPVYPPFLTAPKNASVPLHKVPLVRNKDSWEMDFSSLEEKPSGGAFFLCNPHNPVGCCFDAEDLQRLVALCREKQWILCSDEIHCDLILDPTVKHLPALSITTSEVDQLIALYAPSKTWNLPGLACAFAVVPNGELRARFKRGIQGIITEINCFGYAGCTAAYENGESWRQELLKVLRKNRERVYHFFSDKSELITIYPMEATYLAWFDCRRLPVKDPARLFEKFGVGLSDGAPFGQRGWLRLNFGCPPDQLAEGLERMQEAFDSL
- a CDS encoding SLC13 family permease, producing the protein MNKHRTGVFLGVAFFVLTWIFPSPEGLGDTGWKVVGVALLMAVFWLSECIPISATALIPLVLFPLLGVLSIRETAAPYANPLIFLFLGGFLIAHAIEKTGLHRRLALLLLSRCHPTPRGIVLGLLITSATISMWVSNTATALMMLPIAFSILSLFVDEEPKNRHVSSRALLAVAYGCTIGGVATLIGTPPNALLAAFLEETRDYTIGFSQWMLIGIPIAAVGLVAAYFVLRSGLDRKKGTAGIEKRLQQAQRNLGPISFSEKCVSIVFAVTAVAWMTRPIVEQWIPAISDAGIAIAAGVVFFLIPMEKGSRGFILEADAFSKIPLGILILFGGGLSLAAAMKKTDLDDWMGVQFGALSGVPEWMILVLFCGFILLLTELTSNTATTATFLPVAAALSLSLDSSESALLAGTALAASCAFMMPVGTPPNAVVYGTGQIGVREMIRSGIRLNLLFLVLIVVAVKTLGPFVF
- a CDS encoding ABC transporter ATP-binding protein encodes the protein MNKEDQLAKDPVLRCTNIHKYLGKGEGRVHVLRGVGLDLHPGLMYSIVGPSGCGKSTLLYLLGLLDRQDDGDIWIAGNDMGKAADTARTAVRNSSIGFVFQFHFLLAEFTALENLMLPMRKLERLGEDEMRERAQRLLDEVGLGNKSHRLANQLSGGEQQRVAVARALANEPAVIFADEPTGNLDVRNSTMVFDLLRTLCHEHGQAVLMVTHNQNLAKQCDVVLSMQDGEFVEATERE